The Pseudomonas multiresinivorans DNA window TCGGGTAGTGAACGTCGACGATCTTCTGCAGGGTCTCGCGATCGGGGAAAGCGATGTAGTGGAAGAAGCAACGGCGCAGGAAGGCGTCCGGCAGCTCCTTCTCGTTATTCGAGGTGATGATGATGATCGGGCGCTGCTTGGCCTTGATGGTCTCGTTGGTCTCGTAAACGTAGAACTCCATCTTGTCGAGTTCCTGCAACAGGTCGTTGGGGAATTCGATGTCGGCCTTGTCGATCTCGTCGATCAGCAGGATCACGCGCTCTTCGGCCTCGAAGGCCTCCCAGAGCTTGCCCTTCTTGATGTAGTTGCGCACGTCGTGGACCTTATCCACGCCCAGCTGCGAGTCACGCAGGCGGCTGACCGCGTCGTACTCGTAGAGGCCCTGGTGGGCCTTGGTGGTGGACTTGATGTGCCAGGTGATCAGCTTGGCGCCGAAGGATTCCGCCAGCTGCTCGGCGAGCATGGTCTTGCCGGTACCCGGCTCGCCTTTCACCAGCAGCGGGCGCTGCAGGGTGATGGCGGCGTTGACCGCCAGCTTGAGGTCGTCGGTGGCGACGTAGGACTGGGTGCCTTCGAACTTCATCGGTGAATCCTCGAACGATAGCTGGCCGGGCGTTCTGCCGGGCCGGGCGAGTGGTCGGACAAGCTGCGACTATACCGCGCACCCAAGGCGAGTGTGAACGCAGACGCGGCATTCAGTCATTGAATGGCGGGTCAGGGGGTGACTGATCGCGATTAGCCCACAATGACAAGTTTACTTTACATCGCAGAATTCTCGATGTTAAGTTCGCTTTACATCACAAGGAGACCGCGATGAATCCCGCCCTGCGCCGCTATACCCTGTCCTGTGCCGCCCTCATGTTCATCTACTCCGCCCTGGTGGCGCTGATCAGCTGGGGGCTGGACCTGCAGAAGCTGCCGTATGCCCTGCGCGTCCTGGCCGCCGCCTCTCC harbors:
- a CDS encoding AAA family ATPase, whose product is MKFEGTQSYVATDDLKLAVNAAITLQRPLLVKGEPGTGKTMLAEQLAESFGAKLITWHIKSTTKAHQGLYEYDAVSRLRDSQLGVDKVHDVRNYIKKGKLWEAFEAEERVILLIDEIDKADIEFPNDLLQELDKMEFYVYETNETIKAKQRPIIIITSNNEKELPDAFLRRCFFHYIAFPDRETLQKIVDVHYPKISGTLVSEALDIFFDVRKVPGLKKKPSTSELVDWLKLLMADNIGEAVLRERDPTKAIPPLAGALVKNEQDVQLLERLAFMSRRASR